One part of the Flavobacterium johnsoniae UW101 genome encodes these proteins:
- a CDS encoding M1 family metallopeptidase, producing the protein MKYIFLLITTFVFAQQTKYVDFKTVSGQLTINDSQKTISGYVDYEFDVLQPIDTIKIDGKNMEFTNVQIDGKDVIFLNTTKELQILNNFQKGNNHLTFNYNAKPKQALYFVDIENNEHQIWTQGQGRYTSNWFPSFDDVNEKVIFNIGVTYKKDYQVVSNGVLKSKTDKDDQIHWQYQMENPMSSYLLVLSVGKYERKDFTSKSKIPLEYYLEKKDTARFEPTYRYSKRIFDFLEKEIGVKYPWKVFRQIPVRDFLYAGMENTTTTLFTTRYVVDDVAFIDRNYTNVDAHELAHHWFGDLITAESSTHHWLQEGFATYYALLAERDIFGDDYFYAKLYDTAQQIKFASRTDAIPVLNAKASSLTFYEKGAWTLFVLHEFIGDKAFKKAIKSYLKKYAFKNVNTQNFFDEIKKVSDFDVVQFQKTWLESTAFDTPTANALLSKNKAIKARLEVDKLKKTPLSEKIDFLKQTLDSDVHFSVKQAVISQLQAEKYENKKELLLKALQQNNIQLRQTLAGTLPAIPEDFRKEYETLLDDKSYETQEIALFYLWKNFPNHRKEYLDKSKEWIGFNDYNLRTLWLSLALSTPEYSDEPEKLINELVSFSTPEYEATTRQNALEKLIAFKFINDDVLTNLVNATTHHMWQFSKFGRETIRVLLKNSEMRTSFNRILPNLNPDEQFQLDRLLKE; encoded by the coding sequence ATGAAATATATCTTCCTTTTAATAACCACCTTCGTTTTTGCACAGCAAACCAAATATGTTGACTTTAAAACGGTTTCAGGACAATTAACAATAAACGATTCCCAAAAAACTATTTCCGGGTATGTAGATTATGAATTTGATGTGCTGCAACCCATTGATACTATAAAAATTGACGGGAAAAATATGGAATTTACAAATGTTCAAATTGATGGTAAAGATGTTATTTTTTTGAACACAACTAAAGAACTGCAAATCCTGAATAATTTTCAGAAAGGAAATAATCACCTTACTTTTAATTACAATGCAAAACCGAAACAGGCATTGTATTTTGTTGATATTGAAAATAATGAGCATCAAATCTGGACACAGGGACAAGGAAGGTACACAAGTAATTGGTTTCCGAGTTTTGATGATGTAAACGAAAAAGTGATTTTCAATATTGGTGTAACTTATAAAAAAGACTATCAGGTTGTTTCAAACGGAGTTTTAAAAAGCAAAACCGATAAAGACGATCAAATTCATTGGCAGTATCAAATGGAAAACCCAATGAGTTCTTACTTATTAGTGCTTTCTGTTGGAAAATACGAGAGAAAAGATTTTACTTCAAAATCAAAAATTCCGTTAGAATATTATTTAGAGAAAAAAGATACTGCACGTTTTGAACCTACTTACCGTTATTCAAAACGTATTTTTGATTTTCTTGAAAAAGAAATTGGCGTGAAATATCCCTGGAAAGTTTTCAGGCAGATTCCTGTTCGTGATTTTTTATATGCCGGAATGGAAAACACAACCACAACGCTTTTTACAACACGTTATGTGGTTGATGATGTTGCTTTTATTGACAGAAATTATACAAATGTTGATGCTCACGAATTAGCACATCACTGGTTTGGAGATTTAATTACAGCAGAAAGCAGTACTCACCATTGGCTTCAGGAAGGTTTTGCGACCTATTATGCATTATTGGCAGAGCGCGATATTTTTGGCGATGATTATTTTTATGCAAAATTATACGATACAGCCCAGCAGATAAAATTTGCATCGAGAACAGATGCAATTCCGGTTTTAAATGCCAAAGCGAGTTCCCTTACTTTTTATGAAAAAGGAGCGTGGACGCTTTTCGTTCTGCATGAATTTATTGGCGATAAAGCATTTAAAAAAGCAATTAAAAGTTATTTAAAAAAATATGCGTTTAAGAATGTAAACACGCAGAATTTTTTCGACGAAATTAAAAAAGTTTCTGATTTTGATGTGGTTCAGTTTCAAAAAACCTGGCTTGAATCTACCGCTTTTGATACGCCGACAGCAAATGCTTTATTGAGTAAAAATAAAGCAATAAAAGCTCGATTAGAGGTAGATAAATTGAAGAAAACACCTTTAAGTGAAAAGATTGATTTTTTAAAGCAGACTTTAGATTCTGATGTTCATTTTTCTGTAAAACAAGCTGTTATTTCTCAATTACAAGCTGAAAAATATGAGAATAAAAAAGAATTGTTATTAAAAGCACTGCAGCAAAACAATATTCAACTTCGACAAACTTTAGCAGGAACTCTGCCAGCTATACCAGAAGATTTTAGAAAAGAATATGAAACACTGCTGGATGATAAATCGTATGAAACGCAAGAAATAGCTTTGTTTTATTTGTGGAAAAATTTTCCAAACCATAGAAAAGAATATTTAGACAAATCAAAAGAATGGATTGGTTTTAACGATTACAACCTGCGTACTTTATGGTTGTCTCTTGCTTTATCAACGCCAGAATATAGTGATGAACCTGAGAAACTTATAAATGAATTGGTTTCTTTTTCGACTCCAGAATATGAAGCAACTACACGCCAAAATGCTTTGGAAAAACTAATTGCATTTAAGTTTATAAACGATGATGTTTTGACTAATCTGGTTAACGCTACCACGCACCATATGTGGCAGTTTTCTAAGTTTGGAAGAGAAACAATCAGAGTTTTATTGAAAAATTCAGAAATGCGTACTTCATTTAATAGAATTTTGCCTAATTTGAACCCCGATGAACAATTCCAATTGGATCGTTTATTGAAAGAATAA
- a CDS encoding patatin-like phospholipase family protein, producing MRALVISGGGSKGAFAGGVAQYLIEEKKHEYDLFIGTSTGSLLIPHLALGHIKKIHSVYTNVTMTSIFNICPFVVKVKEGIDIVTINHFNVLRQFFKGKRTFGESKGLKKYIQNNFSLSDFNKLKKMDNDVVITVTNFTKNESEYKSVKDCTYEEFCEWSWISSNYVPFMSLVTKNNYEYGDGGFSSLVPIREAINRGATEIDVIILETEVNTSKMVIGKNPFSLMIDLFRIALDQVEKHDIAIGKLMANSKDVKLNLYYTPTKLTDNALIFNKEVMKEWWEQGYEYAQNKSEVMSDNKIT from the coding sequence ATGAGAGCATTAGTTATTTCTGGCGGAGGAAGTAAAGGCGCATTCGCCGGAGGAGTTGCACAATATTTAATAGAAGAAAAAAAACATGAATACGATTTATTTATAGGAACTTCTACAGGAAGCCTTCTCATTCCGCATTTAGCTCTCGGCCACATTAAAAAAATTCATTCAGTTTATACAAATGTAACAATGACAAGTATTTTTAATATTTGTCCGTTTGTTGTAAAAGTAAAAGAAGGAATTGATATTGTAACCATCAACCACTTTAATGTACTACGTCAGTTTTTTAAAGGAAAAAGAACTTTTGGAGAAAGTAAAGGTTTGAAGAAATATATTCAGAATAATTTTTCGCTTTCTGATTTCAATAAACTAAAAAAAATGGATAATGACGTGGTTATTACAGTCACGAATTTTACCAAAAACGAATCAGAATATAAGTCGGTTAAAGATTGTACTTACGAAGAATTTTGCGAGTGGTCCTGGATTTCCAGTAATTATGTCCCGTTTATGAGTTTAGTGACTAAGAATAATTACGAATATGGTGACGGCGGTTTTTCGAGCCTGGTTCCAATTCGTGAAGCAATTAATCGCGGCGCCACAGAAATTGATGTTATTATTCTGGAAACTGAAGTTAATACCAGTAAAATGGTAATTGGTAAAAATCCATTTTCGTTGATGATAGATTTGTTTAGAATTGCCTTAGATCAGGTAGAAAAACATGATATTGCTATAGGAAAACTTATGGCAAACAGTAAAGATGTAAAGCTTAATTTATATTACACGCCAACGAAATTAACTGATAACGCTTTGATTTTTAATAAAGAAGTAATGAAAGAATGGTGGGAGCAGGGTTATGAATATGCTCAGAATAAATCTGAAGTTATGAGTGATAACAAAATAACTTAA
- a CDS encoding OmpA/MotB family protein, whose product MRKIVIALSVLMALTSCVSKKEYAALEAKQKETQDLLNSCTVKLNSCLEEKAGLAATAESYKQHNQDLINSSKDLTVLTTKGAENLEKSLESLKEKDLKISRLQDALTKKDSVTLALVTSLKGAVGINDPDIEVNVEKGVVFISIADKLLFKSGSYDVSDKAKSVLAKVAKVVNDKPDFECMVEGHTDDVPYKSNGVILDNWDLSVKRSTSIVRVLTNDLGVNPAKLIAAGRSSYVPLVANDSAENKARNRRTRIVVMPKIDQFYDMIEKEMKKQAK is encoded by the coding sequence ATGAGAAAAATAGTTATCGCACTATCAGTATTAATGGCCTTAACTTCGTGTGTATCGAAAAAGGAATATGCAGCACTGGAGGCTAAGCAAAAAGAAACCCAAGATTTATTAAACTCTTGCACAGTTAAATTAAATTCTTGTCTAGAAGAAAAAGCAGGATTAGCAGCAACAGCTGAAAGCTATAAACAACATAATCAAGACTTAATTAACAGCTCTAAAGATCTAACAGTTTTAACTACAAAAGGTGCTGAAAACCTTGAAAAATCTTTAGAAAGCTTGAAAGAAAAAGATTTAAAAATCTCTAGACTTCAAGATGCACTTACTAAAAAAGACAGTGTAACTTTAGCTTTAGTTACAAGCTTAAAAGGTGCAGTTGGAATCAACGACCCGGATATCGAAGTTAATGTTGAAAAAGGAGTTGTATTTATCTCTATCGCTGATAAATTATTATTTAAAAGTGGAAGTTATGACGTAAGTGACAAAGCTAAATCTGTTTTAGCTAAAGTTGCTAAAGTTGTAAATGACAAACCAGATTTTGAATGTATGGTTGAAGGTCACACAGATGATGTTCCTTACAAAAGCAATGGAGTTATCTTAGACAACTGGGATTTAAGTGTTAAACGTTCTACTTCTATCGTTCGTGTTTTAACTAATGATCTTGGAGTTAATCCAGCTAAATTAATTGCTGCAGGTAGAAGTTCTTATGTACCATTAGTTGCAAATGATTCTGCTGAAAACAAAGCTCGTAACAGAAGAACTCGTATCGTTGTTATGCCAAAAATCGATCAATTCTACGATATGATCGAAAAAGAGATGAAAAAACAAGCGAAATAA
- a CDS encoding ATP-dependent helicase, with product MQKYIDQLNEAQRQPVLKKDGPMIIIAGAGSGKTRVLTIRIAYLMAQGVDAFNILSLTFTNKAAREMKHRIADIVGASEAKNLWMGTFHSIFARILRSESDHLGYPSNFTIYDSQDSARLISSIIKEMQLDRDVYKPKQILGRISSYKNSLITVKAYFNNPELVEADAMAKRPRLGDIYQQYVERCFKAGAMDFDDLLLKTNELLTRFPEVLAKYQDRFRYILVDEYQDTNHSQYLIVRALSDRFQNICVVGDDAQSIYAFRGANINNILNFQKDYEGVVMFRLEQNYRSTRNIVEAANTVMEHNKTKLDKVVWTANEFGPKIKVHRSLTDAEEGRFVASTIFEQKMQNQLHNGSFAILYRTNAQSRAMEDALRKRDIPYRIYGGLSFYQRKEIKDVLCYLRLVINPKDEEALIRVINYPARGIGDTTVEKLTIAANHYKRSIWEVMVNIDKIDLKLTSGTKNKLKDFVTMIQSFQVIDQNQDAFYITDHVAKKTGLVQELKKDATPEGMAKIQNIEELLNGIKDFTEGQKEIDGARGALSEFMEDVALATDLDKDTTDEDRVALMTIHLAKGLEFPHVFVVGMEEDLFPSAMSMSTRSELEEERRLFYVALTRAEHQAYLTYAQSRYRWGKLTDSEPSRFIEEIDGQYLEYLTPAETNYRYKSPIDGDIFGDIDKSKLRLAKPVGGTPPKHITDNNPKPDLNIRKLKPVSGNAPASSSANLFDNKLTIGNVVMHERFGKGEVINLEGVGADKKAEIKFEVGGIKKLLLRFAKLDVVG from the coding sequence ATGCAGAAATATATTGACCAGCTCAACGAAGCGCAGAGACAGCCTGTTCTAAAAAAAGACGGGCCAATGATTATTATTGCTGGTGCAGGTTCGGGAAAAACTCGTGTTTTAACGATTAGAATTGCTTATTTGATGGCGCAGGGAGTTGACGCCTTTAATATTTTATCGCTGACGTTTACTAATAAAGCGGCACGTGAAATGAAGCACAGGATTGCAGATATTGTAGGAGCATCTGAAGCAAAAAATCTTTGGATGGGAACTTTTCACTCGATTTTTGCTCGTATTCTTCGCTCAGAATCAGATCATTTGGGGTATCCTTCTAATTTTACTATTTATGATTCTCAGGATTCGGCCAGATTAATTTCTTCTATTATTAAAGAAATGCAGCTGGATCGTGATGTTTATAAACCAAAACAAATTTTAGGACGTATATCTAGTTATAAAAACAGTTTGATTACTGTAAAAGCATATTTCAATAATCCGGAATTGGTTGAAGCCGATGCAATGGCAAAACGACCAAGATTGGGAGATATTTATCAGCAGTATGTAGAGCGTTGCTTTAAAGCTGGTGCAATGGATTTTGACGATTTGCTGCTAAAAACCAACGAACTATTAACTAGATTTCCAGAAGTTTTAGCCAAATATCAGGATCGTTTCCGTTACATTCTTGTTGATGAGTACCAAGATACAAATCACTCTCAGTATTTGATTGTTAGAGCTTTATCAGACAGATTTCAGAATATTTGCGTGGTTGGAGATGATGCGCAGAGTATTTATGCTTTCCGTGGCGCGAATATTAATAACATCTTGAATTTCCAAAAGGATTATGAAGGTGTAGTTATGTTTCGTTTAGAGCAAAATTACCGTTCAACCCGAAATATTGTAGAAGCGGCAAATACGGTAATGGAACATAATAAAACTAAACTTGATAAAGTAGTTTGGACTGCGAATGAATTTGGACCAAAAATTAAAGTCCACAGAAGTTTGACAGATGCCGAAGAAGGCCGTTTTGTTGCCAGTACGATCTTTGAACAAAAAATGCAGAATCAGCTTCACAATGGATCTTTTGCTATTTTGTATCGTACAAACGCACAGTCGCGTGCTATGGAGGATGCTTTAAGGAAAAGAGATATTCCGTATAGAATTTATGGAGGATTGTCATTTTACCAGCGTAAGGAAATTAAAGATGTTTTGTGTTATCTGCGTTTAGTAATTAATCCAAAAGATGAAGAAGCATTGATTCGAGTAATCAATTATCCTGCTCGTGGAATTGGAGATACAACAGTTGAAAAACTTACTATCGCAGCAAATCACTACAAACGTTCGATTTGGGAAGTGATGGTAAACATTGATAAAATTGATTTAAAACTGACTTCGGGTACAAAAAACAAACTAAAAGATTTTGTTACCATGATTCAGAGTTTTCAGGTTATTGATCAAAATCAGGATGCATTTTATATAACAGATCATGTTGCCAAGAAAACCGGCTTAGTTCAGGAATTGAAAAAAGATGCTACTCCGGAAGGAATGGCAAAAATTCAAAATATTGAAGAACTTTTAAACGGTATTAAAGATTTTACAGAAGGACAAAAAGAAATTGACGGTGCAAGAGGAGCTTTATCTGAATTTATGGAAGATGTGGCACTTGCGACGGATTTAGATAAAGATACAACAGATGAAGATCGTGTAGCGTTAATGACCATTCACCTTGCAAAAGGACTTGAGTTTCCTCATGTTTTTGTAGTTGGAATGGAAGAAGATTTGTTTCCTAGTGCTATGAGTATGAGTACCAGAAGTGAACTTGAAGAAGAACGTCGTTTGTTTTATGTTGCATTAACACGTGCAGAACACCAAGCGTATTTGACTTATGCCCAATCTCGTTACCGCTGGGGGAAATTAACAGACAGCGAACCGTCTCGTTTTATTGAAGAAATAGATGGACAATATTTAGAATATCTAACTCCGGCTGAAACGAATTACAGATATAAATCGCCTATCGATGGAGATATTTTTGGAGATATTGATAAATCAAAGTTAAGATTAGCAAAACCGGTAGGAGGAACTCCGCCAAAACATATTACAGATAATAATCCAAAACCGGATTTAAATATTCGTAAATTAAAACCTGTTTCAGGAAATGCGCCAGCAAGTTCAAGTGCTAATTTGTTTGATAATAAATTAACTATTGGGAATGTTGTAATGCATGAACGTTTTGGAAAAGGAGAAGTGATTAATTTAGAAGGTGTTGGAGCTGATAAAAAAGCCGAAATTAAATTTGAAGTAGGAGGTATTAAAAAACTCTTGCTGAGATTTGCTAAATTAGATGTGGTTGGGTAG
- a CDS encoding type I restriction enzyme HsdR N-terminal domain-containing protein produces the protein MLKLNFPTYTFRFKNSENKVSIFDEIRKKFIILTPEEWVRQHVVHYLINEKKYPKSLINVEKVLTVNGLRKRYDVVVFNPDGSIHILVECKAPEVKISQATFDQIARYNMTMKARFLNVTNGLNHFYCQMDFENEKYQFLQSLPDYTIIK, from the coding sequence TAAAACTAAATTTCCCAACTTATACTTTCCGATTCAAAAATAGCGAAAATAAAGTGTCTATTTTTGATGAAATCAGGAAAAAATTTATAATTCTCACCCCAGAAGAATGGGTTCGCCAGCATGTAGTTCATTATTTAATTAATGAAAAAAAATATCCAAAATCCCTCATTAACGTAGAGAAGGTTTTAACAGTCAACGGATTAAGAAAAAGATATGATGTAGTGGTTTTTAATCCGGATGGTTCTATACATATATTAGTAGAGTGTAAAGCTCCAGAGGTTAAAATATCTCAGGCAACTTTTGATCAAATTGCCCGTTATAATATGACAATGAAGGCACGGTTTTTGAATGTCACAAACGGACTGAATCATTTTTACTGTCAAATGGATTTTGAAAACGAAAAATATCAGTTTTTGCAGAGTCTGCCCGATTATACTATTATTAAATAA
- a CDS encoding L-threonylcarbamoyladenylate synthase yields the protein MAEFIKIYPDKPSEAAIAKVVKVLQNGGLVIYPTDTVYGLGCDITNSRALEKIAKIKGVKLEKANFSFICHDLSNLSDYVRQIDTSTFKILKRALPGPYTFILPGNNNLPKEFKKKTTVGIRVPDNNIVLEIVRQLGNPIVSTSIRDEDDVIEYTTDPELIFEKWQNLVDMVIDGGYGDNVGSTIIDLSEHEPIVVREGKGDIDIL from the coding sequence ATGGCAGAATTTATAAAAATATACCCAGATAAACCTAGCGAAGCTGCTATTGCAAAAGTAGTGAAAGTGCTTCAAAATGGCGGATTGGTAATTTATCCAACAGATACTGTTTACGGTTTAGGTTGTGATATTACCAATTCGAGAGCTTTAGAGAAAATAGCAAAAATTAAAGGAGTAAAATTAGAAAAAGCTAATTTCTCATTTATTTGTCATGATTTGAGTAACTTATCAGATTATGTGCGTCAAATCGATACTTCAACTTTTAAAATATTAAAGAGAGCTTTACCAGGACCTTATACTTTTATTTTACCAGGGAATAACAACCTGCCAAAAGAGTTTAAAAAGAAAACTACTGTGGGTATTCGTGTTCCTGATAATAATATTGTATTAGAAATTGTACGCCAGTTAGGAAATCCTATAGTTTCGACTTCGATTCGAGATGAAGATGATGTAATTGAATACACAACAGATCCTGAATTGATTTTTGAAAAATGGCAGAATCTAGTCGATATGGTAATCGATGGCGGTTATGGAGATAATGTTGGTTCAACCATTATTGATCTCTCAGAACATGAACCAATTGTTGTTAGAGAAGGGAAAGGTGATATCGATATTTTGTAA
- a CDS encoding sulfite exporter TauE/SafE family protein, translated as MDSYIILFLCLAAFAAGFVDAIVGGGGLIQTPMGLILLPNLPVSTVIGTLKIPAFSGTAFAAFQYLKKVIIQWKLLLIMMFLAVPSAFLGSTILTLVSNDFMKPLLLVVLSLLFIYTYAKKNFGQHAAKDHSQTTQIIYAVFISIIVGFYDGFIGPGTGSFFVVAFIALLGFDFLHASANAKMVNLATNFGSICLFMIKGKIIWTIAIPMAISNGLGGWLGAKLAINKGNGFIRIFFLVVVVGTLIRFAYDVFYK; from the coding sequence ATGGATTCATACATAATACTTTTTCTTTGTTTAGCTGCTTTTGCGGCGGGATTTGTTGATGCAATTGTGGGTGGCGGAGGATTAATCCAGACACCAATGGGATTAATTTTACTGCCAAACCTTCCAGTTTCTACAGTAATAGGAACTTTAAAGATTCCGGCTTTCAGCGGTACTGCTTTTGCCGCTTTTCAATACCTAAAAAAAGTAATTATTCAATGGAAACTGCTTTTAATTATGATGTTTCTGGCAGTTCCGTCTGCATTTTTGGGTTCTACCATTTTAACACTTGTAAGCAACGATTTTATGAAACCGCTTTTGCTTGTGGTTTTGTCACTGTTGTTTATCTATACTTATGCAAAGAAAAATTTTGGACAGCATGCTGCTAAAGATCATTCGCAGACAACTCAAATAATTTATGCCGTCTTTATTAGTATAATTGTTGGTTTTTATGACGGATTTATTGGTCCAGGAACCGGAAGTTTTTTTGTTGTAGCCTTTATTGCTCTTTTAGGGTTTGATTTTTTACATGCTTCTGCAAATGCTAAAATGGTAAATCTGGCGACAAATTTTGGTTCTATCTGCCTGTTTATGATAAAAGGAAAAATAATCTGGACGATTGCAATTCCCATGGCGATAAGCAATGGACTTGGCGGCTGGTTAGGAGCAAAACTTGCCATTAATAAAGGAAATGGTTTTATCAGGATTTTCTTTTTGGTTGTGGTTGTTGGAACGCTGATTCGTTTCGCTTATGATGTGTTTTATAAATAA
- a CDS encoding glycosyltransferase family 2 protein has product MDKIAVVILNWNGVKLLEQFLPSVLQYSEEATIYVADNASTDASVNFVKENYPSVKIIQNTGNYGFAKGYNDALQNVEAEIYALVNSDIEVTENWLKPIIETFDKEKQTAIIQPKILDFKNKEYFEYAGAAGGFIDKYGFPFCRGRIFETLEKDNGQYNDDCELFWASGACFFIRKEVYHELKGFDETFFAHQEEIDLCWRAANEGHIIKYNSKSVVYHVGGATLQQGNPKKTYLNFRNSLLMLVKNLPKKGLFFVIFFRMVLDGIAGIRFLTQGKFSHTIAILKAHFSFYCISLKYLRERKDFQIQQYYTVKSIVFLYYIKKIRVFKEIFNTNQNIKN; this is encoded by the coding sequence TTGGATAAAATAGCAGTTGTCATTTTAAATTGGAACGGAGTAAAATTGTTAGAACAATTTTTACCGTCTGTTCTGCAATATTCAGAAGAAGCTACGATTTATGTTGCCGATAATGCATCAACAGATGCTTCTGTAAATTTTGTTAAAGAAAATTATCCGTCGGTAAAAATCATTCAAAACACTGGAAATTACGGTTTTGCAAAAGGATATAATGATGCGCTTCAAAATGTAGAAGCAGAAATTTATGCCTTAGTAAATTCTGACATAGAAGTTACTGAGAACTGGCTGAAACCAATTATCGAAACTTTTGATAAAGAAAAACAAACCGCCATTATCCAGCCAAAAATTCTTGATTTTAAAAACAAGGAATATTTTGAATATGCCGGAGCAGCCGGAGGTTTTATTGATAAATATGGTTTTCCATTTTGCAGGGGAAGAATCTTTGAAACATTAGAAAAAGACAACGGACAGTATAATGACGATTGTGAATTATTCTGGGCATCCGGGGCTTGTTTCTTTATTAGAAAAGAAGTTTACCATGAATTAAAAGGTTTTGATGAAACTTTCTTTGCACATCAGGAAGAGATTGATTTATGCTGGCGTGCAGCAAATGAAGGACACATTATAAAGTACAATTCAAAGTCGGTGGTTTACCATGTCGGCGGTGCTACATTGCAGCAAGGGAATCCCAAAAAGACGTATTTAAATTTTAGAAATTCGTTGTTAATGCTTGTCAAAAACCTACCAAAAAAAGGATTATTTTTTGTGATTTTTTTCAGAATGGTTTTAGATGGAATTGCTGGTATCCGTTTTCTTACACAAGGAAAATTTAGTCATACAATTGCAATTTTAAAAGCACATTTTTCATTTTATTGTATATCTTTAAAATATCTAAGAGAACGAAAAGATTTTCAAATACAGCAATACTATACTGTAAAAAGTATCGTTTTCCTGTATTATATTAAGAAAATAAGGGTTTTTAAAGAAATCTTTAACACTAATCAAAATATTAAAAACTAA
- a CDS encoding DUF7935 family protein — MDFTRIIELASYTLPAIVTGFVAYRFFELHIKNSDKKHAFLLNRDYQKQSLPIRLQAYERMTLFLERINLTKLLIRISPISPDKHDYENFVIDQIEQEFEHNLTQQIYMSEECWTIITTAKNSTIQMIRKAAMSDRVDSADKLREVILNDLLEKQSPSNAALSYIKNEVAELW; from the coding sequence ATGGATTTTACAAGAATTATAGAATTAGCCAGTTATACTTTACCTGCAATTGTTACTGGATTTGTAGCTTATCGTTTTTTTGAACTGCATATTAAAAACAGCGATAAGAAACATGCTTTTTTACTAAACAGAGATTATCAGAAACAATCTCTTCCAATACGTTTACAAGCTTATGAGCGTATGACTTTGTTTTTAGAACGTATTAATTTGACTAAATTATTAATCAGAATTAGTCCAATTTCTCCAGATAAACACGATTACGAAAATTTTGTAATTGATCAAATCGAACAAGAATTCGAACACAATTTAACGCAGCAAATTTATATGTCTGAAGAATGCTGGACTATTATCACAACTGCCAAAAATTCAACCATACAAATGATTCGCAAAGCTGCTATGAGCGATCGCGTTGACAGCGCCGATAAACTTCGTGAAGTTATTTTAAACGACTTATTAGAAAAACAATCTCCAAGCAATGCTGCTTTGAGCTATATTAAAAACGAAGTTGCAGAACTTTGGTAA
- a CDS encoding Dph6-related ATP pyrophosphatase, whose translation MAKFQSYKGLINKSNEICKFTIENKSNVSTSKKALFNWSSGKDSALALYKILHNPDYKIEYLLTSVNQQYQRISMHGVRVDLLEAQSKSIGIPLKVMQIPEMPTMEVYENVMTETLTELKNQGITYSVFGDIFLEDLRKYREEQLAKIGFEGVFPIWKIPSHDLIQEFISLGFKTIVVCVNERYLDKSFVGRIIDQNFINDLPENVDVCGENGEFHTFTFDGPIFSEPINFKAGEIVYRKYEKPQNQNSSDAACDTNTSDAFDYGFWYCDLIKE comes from the coding sequence ATGGCGAAATTCCAAAGTTACAAAGGTTTGATCAACAAATCGAATGAAATTTGTAAGTTTACGATAGAAAATAAATCAAACGTGTCTACATCCAAAAAAGCCTTATTTAACTGGAGCAGCGGAAAAGATTCTGCTCTTGCATTATACAAAATCTTACACAATCCAGATTACAAAATTGAATATCTGCTTACCAGTGTAAACCAGCAGTATCAGCGGATTTCTATGCACGGTGTTCGTGTAGATTTATTGGAAGCACAATCTAAAAGTATTGGAATTCCTTTAAAAGTTATGCAGATTCCTGAAATGCCAACAATGGAGGTTTACGAAAATGTAATGACAGAAACCTTGACAGAACTTAAAAATCAAGGAATTACTTATTCTGTTTTTGGGGATATTTTTTTGGAAGATTTACGAAAATATCGTGAAGAACAATTAGCAAAAATAGGTTTTGAAGGTGTGTTTCCAATTTGGAAAATTCCATCGCATGATTTGATTCAGGAATTCATTTCCCTCGGATTTAAAACTATTGTAGTTTGTGTAAATGAACGTTATTTAGACAAAAGCTTTGTGGGCCGCATAATCGATCAGAATTTTATAAATGATTTACCTGAAAATGTAGATGTCTGCGGAGAGAACGGTGAATTTCATACTTTTACTTTTGATGGTCCAATCTTTTCTGAACCTATCAATTTTAAAGCCGGAGAGATTGTCTACCGAAAATATGAAAAACCGCAAAATCAGAATTCATCGGATGCAGCATGCGACACAAATACCTCTGATGCATTTGATTACGGATTTTGGTATTGTGATTTAATTAAAGAATAA